A region of the Andrena cerasifolii isolate SP2316 chromosome 15, iyAndCera1_principal, whole genome shotgun sequence genome:
ATCCTAAATTGTCGAAATTCGACGATTCCTTACACGCAGACGAATCCAGCCACATTTGTTTGTACAACATCATCTTCCGGCGAATCAGCAAACGAAACTGACAATAGATGATGCAGAAGGTTCGGCCCTGGCGTGACGGCTACCAATTTCGTGAGGTTGTCCTCTGCCTTCATACCAAGTGGCATACACGACGCAGGTAAAACTGGAGCTCCAATTTTATACAATCTAGCTTCGCTCCATTTCACTTCGAAGCTGTGCGGATAAAGCGGCGTTCTGGATCCATAAAAGTATTCTCTAACGCTTTGATCTCTGGATTCTATTCTCTGCGTTTGACTTCTCTCTACTACTCCGCCACTTTTTGGCAGGAAAACGACTTTCACAAAATCTGGCATGTCCCTGACGAGTTCATTGTAAAGCCTCTCTTGGTCCAACACCAAAATGGCGTCGACTTCGAAAGCTTGCGCGGCGTGAGTCAGTAATTTGTATCCGTCCCCTTTGATCCAGCCGCAGGTGTTTATTACTATCCCTGAAACTCTGGCTTTTTTGTTAGCCTGAAGTCTATCGGAGCAGACTTCCGCGAGGCGTGTTACGAGGAGATTGTACAGAGCGACGTTAGTGTTCGGAGATTTGTGCCCGAAGTGAAAGACCAGCGGTGCTTGCTGGCTGAAGCCTTCGACTATGCTCGATG
Encoded here:
- the Cbc gene encoding protein CLP1 homolog; translated protein: MTDEKQQMQEFKLEPDCELRFEVESKNEKVTLELKSGLAEVFGTELVKGKKYEFTAGAKVAVFTWQSCTVELAGKTDVSYVAKETPMGLYLNCHAAMERLREAAEKDETRGPITMVVGPCDVGKSTLCRLLLNYAVRMGRRPIFVDLDVGQGHIAIPGTVGALLVERPSSIVEGFSQQAPLVFHFGHKSPNTNVALYNLLVTRLAEVCSDRLQANKKARVSGIVINTCGWIKGDGYKLLTHAAQAFEVDAILVLDQERLYNELVRDMPDFVKVVFLPKSGGVVERSQTQRIESRDQSVREYFYGSRTPLYPHSFEVKWSEARLYKIGAPVLPASCMPLGMKAEDNLTKLVAVTPGPNLLHHLLSVSFADSPEDDVVQTNVAGFVCVTNVDVERQTFTVLSPQPRPLPNTVLLLSDIQFMDSH